A genomic segment from Bartonella ancashensis encodes:
- a CDS encoding transporter substrate-binding domain-containing protein, whose translation MKRSLLALVATTIIGLITSIAYAQTDTLARIKETGRITLGVRESSGLAYALGNGQYTGFHTEMAKRIISDISKKIGKSLKIRYLPITSQNRIPLLQNGTYDFECGSTTNDSARQRAAAFAYTTYVEEVRIAVKKDSGIKSIKDLNGKTVATTTGTTAIQLLRQHGRSDNINFRVINGKDHADSFLLLQSGRADAFVMDVSILAANIARSRVPSDYIILDSVLSVEPIACMLRLNDTDLEQAINDSIVHQIKEGSLEQLYNKWFMEPIPPTNTVLSLPLSKITRDAWEKPNNNPKEFYENNL comes from the coding sequence ATGAAAAGATCGTTATTAGCATTAGTTGCAACGACCATAATTGGACTTATAACAAGCATCGCATACGCTCAAACCGACACTCTCGCAAGAATCAAAGAAACAGGAAGAATCACTCTAGGCGTCCGCGAATCGTCAGGCCTAGCTTATGCTCTTGGTAACGGCCAATATACAGGATTTCATACGGAAATGGCAAAGCGTATCATTAGTGATATCTCAAAAAAAATTGGGAAATCCCTAAAAATTCGCTATTTGCCTATTACCTCTCAGAATAGAATTCCTCTCCTCCAAAATGGGACTTATGATTTCGAATGTGGTTCCACGACAAACGATTCTGCTCGACAACGAGCAGCAGCGTTTGCTTATACAACCTATGTTGAAGAAGTTCGAATCGCAGTAAAAAAAGATTCTGGTATCAAATCCATCAAAGATTTAAATGGCAAAACAGTTGCAACTACCACTGGGACAACCGCCATTCAACTCCTTCGCCAGCACGGACGTTCTGACAACATTAATTTTAGAGTTATTAACGGTAAAGATCATGCTGATAGTTTTTTGCTATTGCAATCTGGTCGTGCTGATGCTTTCGTTATGGATGTTTCAATTCTCGCTGCAAATATTGCTCGATCGAGGGTTCCATCTGATTACATAATCCTTGATTCTGTACTCTCGGTTGAACCTATTGCGTGCATGCTTCGGTTAAATGATACAGATCTTGAACAAGCGATAAACGACAGTATTGTGCATCAAATTAAAGAAGGATCTCTAGAACAACTTTACAACAAATGGTTTATGGAACCAATTCCTCCTACAAACACCGTTCTTTCCCTCCCTTTATCCAAAATAACGCGGGATGCTTGGGAAAAACCAAACAATAACCCTAAAGAATTTTACGAAAATAACCTATAG
- the xth gene encoding exodeoxyribonuclease III, which translates to MKIATWNIAGIKARYETLCEWLEKNKPDIVCLQETKTVDEQFPRNEIDELGYHIETCGQKSFNGVALLSKKKPDEVIYRLPGSSEDMQARYIEAVYSTDKGAMRVASIYLPNGNPINSEKYLYKMEWMERLYAHAQSLLAHEEPLILAGDFNVILTSLDAKNLQEWNDDALFLLQTRQAFRRILHLGFYDAIRNVTDNSSFSFWDFQAGAWPKNNGIRIDYLLLSPEAIDQLSYACSQKEIRGCQKPSDHVPIWIELNSYFHR; encoded by the coding sequence ATGAAAATTGCAACATGGAATATCGCTGGAATAAAAGCACGATATGAGACGCTTTGCGAATGGCTCGAAAAAAACAAACCTGACATAGTTTGTCTTCAAGAAACTAAAACTGTCGATGAACAATTCCCACGTAACGAAATAGACGAACTTGGCTACCATATAGAAACATGTGGTCAGAAAAGTTTTAATGGTGTTGCTCTTCTCTCCAAAAAAAAACCTGATGAAGTTATCTACCGTTTACCAGGTAGCTCCGAAGATATGCAGGCGCGCTACATTGAGGCTGTTTATTCTACAGATAAGGGTGCTATGCGTGTTGCTTCTATCTACCTTCCAAATGGAAACCCTATAAACAGTGAAAAATACCTTTATAAAATGGAGTGGATGGAAAGACTATATGCGCATGCACAATCACTACTTGCACATGAAGAACCTCTTATTTTAGCAGGTGATTTCAATGTCATATTAACCTCACTAGATGCAAAAAATCTTCAAGAATGGAATGATGATGCTCTCTTTCTTTTGCAAACAAGACAAGCATTCCGACGCATTCTCCATTTAGGTTTTTACGATGCTATCCGCAATGTTACAGACAATTCTTCATTCAGCTTTTGGGATTTTCAAGCTGGTGCATGGCCTAAAAATAATGGTATTCGTATCGATTATTTATTGCTATCACCCGAAGCTATTGATCAGCTTTCTTACGCTTGCAGCCAAAAAGAAATCAGAGGTTGCCAGAAACCATCAGACCATGTTCCCATTTGGATCGAACTCAATTCTTATTTTCACAGATGA
- the rpsL gene encoding 30S ribosomal protein S12 — protein MPTVNQLIRKPRVAPVKRNKVPALQQNPQKRGVCTRVYTTTPKKPNSALRKVAKVRLTNGFEVIGYIPGEGHNLQEHSVVMIRGGRVKDLPGVRYHIVRGLLDTQGVKNRKQRRSKYGAKRPK, from the coding sequence ATGCCTACCGTAAATCAGTTAATTCGTAAGCCGCGTGTTGCGCCGGTTAAACGTAACAAAGTTCCTGCCCTTCAGCAGAATCCGCAGAAGCGTGGTGTGTGTACTCGTGTGTATACGACGACACCCAAAAAACCGAATTCCGCTCTTCGTAAGGTTGCCAAGGTTCGTTTAACAAATGGATTTGAGGTGATTGGTTATATCCCTGGTGAGGGGCATAATTTGCAGGAACACTCTGTTGTTATGATTCGGGGTGGTCGTGTGAAGGATTTGCCAGGGGTTCGTTATCATATTGTTCGCGGTTTGCTTGATACACAAGGTGTAAAAAATCGTAAGCAGCGTCGTTCGAAGTATGGTGCAAAGCGTCCAAAGTAG
- the rpsG gene encoding 30S ribosomal protein S7, whose protein sequence is MSRRHRAEKREINPDPKFGDLVIAKFMNVIMFDGKKSVAERIVYGALDLVKEKVKTDPVVLFHQALENVSPHIEVRSRRVGGATYQVPIDVRPDRRQSLAIRWLIAAARGRNETTMIARLSGELVDAANNRGAAVKKREDVHRMAEANRAFSHYRW, encoded by the coding sequence ATGTCCCGTCGTCATAGAGCTGAGAAACGTGAAATTAATCCAGATCCTAAGTTTGGTGATTTGGTTATAGCGAAGTTTATGAATGTTATCATGTTTGATGGCAAGAAGTCTGTTGCAGAGCGTATTGTTTATGGTGCGCTTGATTTAGTAAAAGAAAAAGTGAAAACGGACCCTGTTGTTTTGTTTCATCAGGCTTTAGAGAATGTTTCTCCTCATATTGAGGTTCGTTCTCGTCGTGTTGGTGGTGCGACTTATCAGGTTCCAATAGATGTGCGTCCGGATCGTCGTCAGTCTCTTGCTATTCGCTGGTTAATTGCAGCGGCGCGTGGGCGTAATGAAACGACGATGATTGCTCGTCTCTCGGGTGAGTTGGTTGATGCGGCTAATAATCGTGGTGCTGCAGTGAAAAAGCGTGAAGATGTCCATCGTATGGCTGAGGCTAACCGTGCGTTTTCTCATTATCGCTGGTGA